One Mangrovimonas cancribranchiae DNA segment encodes these proteins:
- the hisS gene encoding histidine--tRNA ligase: MAQKPSIPKGTRDFNPEQVAKRNYIFNTIQTQFERFGFQPIETPSFENSDTLMGKYGDEGDRLIFKILNSGDFLRKVEDSLYTEKNATKLTPKISEKALRYDLTVPFARYVVQHQNDIEFPFKRYQMQPVWRADRPQKGRFREFYQCDADVVGSTSLWQEVEFVQLYDAVFSALQLEGVTIKINNRKILSGIAEVIGASDKLIDFTVALDKLDKIGEEKVKEEMLAKGISEEGINKLQPLFELKGDFATQIQQLQDILSVSEEGQKGIEELQFINTAIAELGLQTAKLQLDVTLARGLNYYTGAIFEVAAPEGVKMGSIGGGGRYDDLTGIFGLKNMSGVGISFGLDRIYLVLEELNLFPNTVNKNIKALFINFGDNEALYAIKAVKALRNHNINTELYPDAAKMGKQMKHADKRQIPYTVLVGEKEMESSKYTLKHMVSGEQEQLSLDELIAKLA; this comes from the coding sequence ATGGCACAAAAACCAAGCATTCCTAAAGGTACCAGAGATTTTAACCCAGAACAAGTTGCTAAGCGTAACTATATTTTTAATACCATACAAACCCAGTTTGAGCGCTTTGGATTTCAACCTATAGAAACTCCAAGTTTTGAAAACTCCGACACCCTTATGGGGAAATATGGCGACGAAGGTGACCGACTCATTTTTAAAATTTTAAACTCAGGTGATTTTTTAAGAAAAGTAGAAGATTCACTTTACACCGAGAAGAATGCTACAAAATTAACACCCAAAATCTCTGAAAAAGCGCTTCGTTACGATTTAACAGTGCCGTTTGCACGTTATGTTGTTCAGCATCAAAACGACATAGAATTTCCATTTAAACGTTACCAAATGCAACCTGTTTGGCGCGCCGACAGACCACAAAAAGGACGTTTTAGAGAGTTTTATCAATGCGATGCCGATGTTGTTGGAAGTACATCGCTTTGGCAAGAAGTAGAGTTTGTGCAATTATACGACGCTGTATTTTCAGCCTTACAATTAGAAGGTGTTACCATAAAAATCAATAACCGTAAAATATTATCTGGAATAGCCGAAGTTATTGGAGCTAGCGATAAGTTAATCGATTTTACAGTCGCTTTAGATAAACTTGATAAAATAGGCGAGGAGAAAGTCAAAGAAGAGATGCTTGCTAAAGGTATTTCGGAAGAAGGCATTAATAAACTTCAACCACTTTTCGAGCTTAAAGGCGATTTTGCAACGCAAATACAGCAATTACAAGATATTTTAAGTGTTTCAGAAGAAGGACAAAAAGGAATTGAGGAGCTTCAATTTATTAATACAGCCATAGCCGAACTTGGTTTACAAACGGCCAAGCTACAATTAGATGTTACTTTAGCGCGTGGTTTAAATTACTATACAGGTGCTATTTTTGAAGTAGCTGCTCCAGAAGGTGTTAAAATGGGCTCTATTGGTGGCGGCGGTAGATACGATGATCTTACAGGGATTTTTGGTCTTAAAAACATGAGTGGCGTTGGTATTAGTTTTGGCTTGGACAGAATTTATTTGGTTCTTGAAGAATTAAATTTGTTCCCCAATACGGTTAATAAAAATATTAAGGCGTTATTTATAAATTTTGGCGATAACGAAGCACTTTATGCTATCAAAGCCGTTAAAGCATTACGTAATCATAACATTAATACAGAGCTTTATCCAGATGCTGCCAAAATGGGTAAGCAAATGAAACACGCCGATAAAAGGCAAATTCCATATACTGTTTTAGTGGGTGAGAAGGAAATGGAAAGCTCAAAATATACTTTAAAACACATGGTTTCTGGAGAACAGGAACAGCTTAGTTTAGATGAACTTATTGCTAAATTAGCATAA
- a CDS encoding LytTR family DNA-binding domain-containing protein, with amino-acid sequence MTLNCVVVDDSAIQRLSIVKLIENHPSLNLIAEYNSALETKNGLNNHKVDLIFLDIEMPVLNGFELLDVLNNKPQIIFVTGKTEYAFKAFNYDATDYLHKPITKERFNTAVDKAIEQHKLKMDFNETEGEHIFVKSNLKKRKVYIKDIKWIEALGDYVKLVTEETSLVVLSTMKAFEKELPEGKFLRIHKSYIVNLDKIDRFNSKNVEVGAYEIPLSRNKKTQLVDALNNI; translated from the coding sequence ATGACTCTAAATTGTGTAGTAGTAGACGATTCAGCAATACAGCGTCTTTCAATTGTTAAGCTAATTGAAAACCATCCGTCTCTTAATTTAATCGCTGAATATAATAGTGCCTTAGAAACAAAAAACGGCCTAAATAACCATAAAGTTGATTTAATCTTTTTGGATATTGAAATGCCTGTACTTAATGGTTTTGAACTATTAGACGTTCTTAATAATAAACCCCAAATTATTTTTGTAACAGGTAAAACAGAATATGCTTTTAAAGCGTTTAATTATGATGCCACCGATTACCTACACAAACCCATTACTAAAGAGCGTTTTAATACTGCTGTAGATAAAGCCATAGAGCAACACAAGCTTAAAATGGACTTTAATGAAACAGAAGGCGAACACATTTTTGTTAAAAGTAATTTAAAAAAGAGAAAAGTTTACATTAAAGACATTAAATGGATTGAAGCTCTTGGCGATTACGTTAAACTGGTTACAGAAGAAACAAGTTTAGTAGTGTTATCTACTATGAAAGCTTTTGAAAAAGAATTACCTGAAGGCAAGTTTTTAAGAATACACAAATCTTATATTGTAAACCTAGATAAGATAGATAGATTTAACAGCAAGAACGTAGAAGTTGGCGCTTACGAAATCCCTTTAAGTAGAAATAAGAAAACACAACTTGTTGACGCTTTAAACAATATTTAG
- the priA gene encoding primosomal protein N' produces MANFIDVILPIPVPNKFTYLVSAAEAQFLTPGVRVSVPFGKTKIYTALVYQIHNTPPEVYEPKEIHQILDDAPIVTKQQLEFWHWTASYYMCAVGEVMRAALPNAFLLESETVISGKTDVVLKDSELKDDEFLVYEALQHQTSLSVHEISNILDKKNVLPVIKRLLEKKVINVQEEIYEKYKPKLVRYVKFPKTYQSDNALKDVLDGLSRAPKQRDVVLTLFSLIAKSKKPIKVKELINASQSSSAIIKTLIDKGILEAYYLKTDRVQFTGEKKQSNTFLNEAQETALKAIKTAFNHHHTVLLHGVTSSGKTEIYVKLIEGQIRDGKQVLFLVPEIALTTQLVNRLQGYFGEEVAVFHSKYSTNERVEVWNQVLKQSSKAKIILGARSSILLPFQNLGLIIVDEEHEQSYKQFDPAPRYHARDAAVVLANQFQAKILLGSATPSLESYFNAKQGKYGLVELKTRYNDVLMPEIELVDIKDKHKRKRMTGHFSDRLIEEMQEALEEGFQIILFQNRRGFSPIVECTTCGHSPQCPNCDVSLTYHKFKGQLRCHYCGYYSVMPKTCDACGSPDLDTKGFGTEQVAKEVSEIFPETKVGRMDLDTTRGKYGYEKIITAFEQQEINVLVGTQMLTKGLDFRNVKLVGIMNADNMLNFPDFRAHERSFQLMLQVSGRAGRTKERGKVLIQTYNPYHNILQQVSTNAYTDMFKEQMDDRYNFKYPPVYRLIKITFKHRDYNRVNEGASWYAKSLRMVFKDNVLGPEFPPVARIRNQYIKHVLLKIPPKQSLAKTKEAIVKVNNSFMSVKTFRSVRVILNVDNY; encoded by the coding sequence ATGGCTAATTTTATCGATGTCATATTACCCATTCCGGTTCCTAATAAGTTTACGTATTTGGTTTCAGCAGCCGAGGCGCAATTTTTAACTCCAGGTGTAAGAGTATCGGTACCCTTTGGGAAAACTAAAATTTATACAGCTTTGGTTTACCAAATACATAACACACCACCTGAAGTTTACGAGCCCAAAGAAATACATCAAATTTTAGATGATGCTCCCATAGTAACTAAGCAACAATTGGAGTTTTGGCATTGGACAGCGTCGTATTACATGTGTGCGGTAGGAGAAGTTATGCGAGCCGCATTACCAAATGCTTTTTTATTGGAAAGTGAAACGGTAATTAGCGGTAAAACAGATGTTGTTTTAAAGGATTCCGAATTAAAAGATGATGAGTTTTTAGTGTACGAAGCACTTCAGCATCAAACGTCACTTAGTGTTCATGAGATTTCAAATATTTTAGATAAAAAAAATGTGCTTCCAGTCATTAAACGCCTACTAGAAAAAAAGGTGATTAATGTTCAGGAAGAAATATACGAAAAGTATAAGCCCAAGTTAGTTAGGTATGTTAAATTTCCTAAAACGTATCAATCTGACAATGCTTTAAAAGATGTGTTAGATGGTTTAAGTCGAGCTCCAAAACAGCGAGACGTTGTCCTAACGTTATTTTCATTAATAGCAAAATCTAAAAAACCTATTAAGGTTAAAGAATTGATAAATGCAAGTCAATCCTCATCAGCTATTATTAAAACGTTAATAGACAAAGGAATTCTAGAGGCTTATTACCTAAAAACAGATAGAGTTCAGTTTACGGGAGAAAAAAAACAAAGCAACACATTTTTAAATGAGGCTCAAGAAACAGCTTTGAAAGCCATAAAAACAGCCTTCAATCATCACCATACTGTGTTGTTACATGGGGTAACATCCTCAGGAAAAACAGAGATTTATGTTAAACTAATAGAGGGGCAAATACGAGACGGAAAACAAGTTTTATTTTTAGTGCCTGAAATTGCTTTAACAACACAGCTAGTAAATAGGCTACAAGGGTATTTTGGTGAAGAAGTAGCGGTATTTCACTCTAAGTACTCCACTAACGAACGTGTTGAGGTTTGGAATCAGGTTTTAAAACAATCTTCAAAAGCTAAAATTATATTAGGTGCTAGGTCGTCCATTCTATTACCGTTTCAAAATTTGGGGTTGATTATTGTAGATGAAGAACACGAACAATCTTATAAACAATTTGATCCTGCACCACGCTATCATGCTAGAGATGCTGCTGTTGTGTTAGCCAACCAGTTTCAAGCAAAAATTCTTTTAGGTTCTGCGACACCTAGTTTGGAAAGTTATTTTAATGCCAAACAAGGAAAATACGGTTTAGTAGAGCTAAAGACAAGATATAATGATGTTTTAATGCCAGAAATTGAACTTGTTGATATTAAAGACAAGCACAAGCGAAAGCGCATGACAGGCCATTTTAGCGATCGTTTAATAGAAGAAATGCAAGAAGCCTTAGAAGAAGGTTTTCAGATTATTTTATTTCAAAATCGTAGAGGGTTTTCACCTATTGTAGAGTGTACCACTTGCGGGCATTCACCACAATGCCCTAATTGCGACGTTAGTTTAACATATCATAAGTTTAAAGGGCAATTGCGATGTCATTATTGTGGGTATTATTCTGTAATGCCTAAAACCTGTGATGCTTGCGGAAGCCCAGATTTGGATACTAAAGGATTTGGTACCGAGCAAGTCGCTAAAGAGGTTTCAGAAATTTTTCCTGAAACAAAAGTAGGACGCATGGATCTTGATACTACACGCGGAAAATACGGTTATGAAAAAATAATTACGGCTTTCGAACAACAAGAAATCAATGTTCTTGTGGGAACACAAATGCTAACCAAAGGGTTGGATTTTAGAAATGTGAAACTTGTGGGGATTATGAATGCTGATAATATGCTTAATTTTCCCGATTTTAGAGCTCACGAACGCAGTTTTCAGCTCATGTTACAAGTATCGGGTAGGGCAGGGCGAACAAAAGAACGTGGTAAAGTATTAATTCAAACCTATAATCCATATCATAATATTTTACAGCAAGTATCAACCAATGCTTATACCGATATGTTTAAAGAGCAAATGGATGATAGGTATAATTTTAAATATCCGCCGGTATACCGATTAATTAAAATTACGTTTAAACATCGCGATTATAATAGAGTTAATGAAGGTGCTAGTTGGTATGCAAAATCGTTACGAATGGTATTTAAAGATAATGTTCTGGGGCCAGAATTTCCTCCTGTAGCTAGAATTAGAAACCAATACATTAAGCATGTGTTATTAAAAATACCGCCTAAACAATCTTTAGCTAAAACTAAAGAAGCTATTGTTAAAGTTAACAATAGCTTCATGAGTGTTAAAACGTTTAGGTCGGTTAGGGTAATATTAAATGTTGATAATTACTAA
- a CDS encoding YihY/virulence factor BrkB family protein, which yields MTKPIEDKLEKIPVLNLVVKFLKTIKLPGFEGLSLYDLLELYIIGIAKGALTTRASAIAFSFFTALFPFLLFVLIVIPYIPIADFKIDFLRFLNSFLPPSTSDFFFHNIFENIDNTQRGGLLSSVLLVSVFLMANGISAVFSGFENSYHEQLSRNVVKQYLYALGVALILAFLLILTVLVLGYFQIYVIGNLESYGVVKNVETWMIIAKYGFFVLMVYLATATLYYFGTKEGKASKFFSIGAVLTTVLIIITSYLFGIYIENFSKYNELYGSIGALLILLFYLWLNSNILLLGYELNASLNRLRKINEKSMF from the coding sequence ATGACCAAACCTATAGAGGATAAACTTGAAAAAATACCTGTATTAAATCTTGTGGTTAAATTTTTAAAAACAATTAAACTACCTGGTTTTGAAGGCCTGTCTTTATACGATTTACTAGAACTTTATATTATTGGTATAGCTAAAGGTGCTTTAACAACCCGTGCTAGTGCTATTGCGTTTAGTTTTTTTACGGCCTTGTTTCCGTTTTTATTATTTGTGTTAATTGTTATTCCGTATATTCCAATAGCTGATTTTAAAATTGATTTTCTTCGGTTTTTAAACTCGTTTTTACCACCAAGTACCTCCGATTTTTTCTTTCATAATATTTTTGAAAATATTGATAACACCCAACGTGGCGGATTATTATCATCGGTATTACTAGTATCGGTGTTTTTAATGGCAAATGGAATTAGTGCAGTATTTTCTGGGTTTGAAAATTCGTATCATGAACAATTATCGAGAAACGTTGTTAAACAATATTTATATGCTTTAGGTGTAGCGTTAATTCTAGCATTTCTTTTAATTCTTACAGTGCTGGTTTTAGGGTATTTTCAAATTTATGTTATAGGTAACTTAGAAAGTTATGGCGTTGTGAAAAATGTAGAGACCTGGATGATTATTGCAAAATATGGTTTTTTTGTTCTCATGGTATATTTAGCAACAGCTACTTTGTATTATTTTGGAACCAAGGAAGGAAAAGCCTCTAAGTTTTTCTCGATAGGAGCTGTATTAACGACTGTTTTAATTATTATTACCTCGTATTTATTTGGTATTTATATCGAGAACTTTTCTAAGTACAACGAACTCTATGGATCTATAGGTGCTTTGCTTATTCTACTGTTTTATTTATGGTTAAACTCCAATATTCTTCTTTTAGGTTACGAGCTAAACGCTTCTTTAAATCGCTTGCGTAAGATTAACGAAAAAAGTATGTTTTAA
- a CDS encoding DUF6495 family protein, with protein MKYARLTKEQFEELNQEFINFLATQSITADEWADIKTNKPEVAEQELDVFSDLVWEGVLKQVNYVEHISSQQMHLFHFAEEHMHAIAIKLNNGIDITTSDGYNWLRENLMNDEVEFQQAKKNYSNDRNADKFKLIQQGSSITKGDLFKFFDNLIN; from the coding sequence ATGAAATACGCAAGACTAACAAAAGAACAGTTTGAAGAGTTAAACCAAGAGTTTATTAACTTTCTAGCTACACAATCTATTACTGCAGATGAGTGGGCAGATATTAAAACAAACAAACCAGAAGTAGCCGAGCAAGAGCTAGATGTGTTTAGCGATTTAGTTTGGGAGGGTGTTTTAAAGCAAGTAAACTATGTGGAACATATCTCGTCACAGCAAATGCATTTATTCCATTTTGCTGAAGAACATATGCATGCTATTGCCATCAAGTTAAATAACGGTATTGATATTACAACCAGCGATGGGTATAATTGGTTACGTGAAAACTTAATGAATGATGAGGTAGAGTTTCAACAAGCCAAGAAAAACTATTCAAACGATAGAAATGCTGATAAGTTTAAACTTATTCAGCAAGGAAGCAGTATTACAAAAGGCGATTTGTTTAAGTTTTTTGATAACTTGATTAATTAA
- the rpsF gene encoding 30S ribosomal protein S6, producing MNHYETVFILNPVLSETQIKETVKKYEDFLVSKGAKMISKEDWGLKKLAYPIQNKKSGFYHLFEYTVPGEAISQLEVEFRRDERFMRYLTVKLDKHAVAWAEERRKRNKQKA from the coding sequence ATGAATCATTATGAAACTGTTTTCATCTTGAATCCCGTTTTATCTGAAACACAGATAAAGGAAACAGTAAAGAAATACGAAGATTTTCTTGTTTCTAAAGGTGCAAAGATGATATCGAAAGAAGATTGGGGACTAAAAAAATTAGCTTACCCAATTCAAAACAAAAAAAGTGGTTTTTATCACTTATTTGAGTACACTGTACCAGGAGAAGCAATCTCTCAATTAGAGGTAGAGTTTAGACGTGACGAGCGTTTTATGCGTTATTTAACTGTAAAACTAGACAAGCACGCTGTAGCTTGGGCTGAAGAAAGAAGAAAAAGAAACAAACAAAAAGCTTAA
- the rplI gene encoding 50S ribosomal protein L9: MELILKQDVENLGFKDDIVTVKSGYGRNFLIPQGHAVLATSSAKKVLAENLKQRAFKEKKIIEEAEKTAEAIKALNLKITAKATEGASAGDKLFGSVTKLDLVSAFEKEGHTVDKKFISIVGGNIKRLGLYSAAIRLHREVTFDIEFEVIPEN, translated from the coding sequence ATGGAACTTATATTAAAACAAGACGTTGAGAATTTAGGATTTAAAGACGATATTGTAACAGTTAAGAGCGGTTATGGTAGAAACTTTTTAATTCCTCAAGGGCACGCGGTTTTAGCAACATCTTCTGCAAAGAAAGTGTTAGCTGAAAACTTAAAGCAAAGAGCCTTTAAAGAAAAGAAAATTATCGAAGAAGCAGAAAAAACAGCAGAAGCTATTAAGGCATTAAACCTTAAAATTACAGCTAAAGCTACTGAAGGTGCTTCTGCAGGTGACAAGTTATTTGGTTCTGTAACTAAATTAGACCTTGTTAGCGCATTCGAAAAAGAAGGACATACTGTTGATAAGAAATTTATCAGTATTGTAGGTGGAAACATTAAACGTTTAGGGCTTTACTCAGCTGCTATTCGTTTACATCGTGAAGTAACCTTCGATATCGAGTTTGAGGTTATTCCAGAAAACTAA
- the nadC gene encoding carboxylating nicotinate-nucleotide diphosphorylase, with amino-acid sequence MISEEQFDKEIELIISNAVREDVGDGDHSSLACIPKDAEGQAKLLVKDEGIIAGVEFAKQVFKYVDKGLKIKTFIKDGHSVKYGDIVFYVQGSSQSILKAERLVLNAMQRMSAIATKTRQFVDVLEGTKTNILDTRKTTPGIRALEKWAVKIGGGENHRFALYDMIMLKDNHIDFAGGITKAITKTQNYLKEHQKDLKIIVEARDLDEIKEILKSDGIHRILIDNFNFEDTKKAVQLIGDKCQTESSGGITLKTARQYAECGVDYISSGALTHSVYNMDLSLKAV; translated from the coding sequence ATGATTTCCGAAGAACAATTTGATAAAGAAATAGAGCTAATCATATCCAATGCCGTTAGGGAAGATGTTGGCGATGGCGATCATAGCTCGTTAGCTTGTATTCCAAAGGATGCCGAAGGGCAAGCAAAACTACTGGTTAAAGACGAAGGTATAATTGCAGGGGTAGAGTTTGCAAAGCAAGTCTTTAAATATGTAGATAAAGGCTTGAAAATAAAAACATTTATTAAAGATGGACATAGTGTAAAATATGGCGATATTGTATTTTATGTACAAGGTTCTTCACAGTCCATTTTAAAAGCAGAACGTTTGGTGCTTAATGCCATGCAACGTATGAGTGCCATTGCCACTAAAACAAGACAGTTTGTAGATGTTTTAGAAGGCACTAAAACTAATATTTTAGACACAAGAAAAACCACGCCAGGTATTCGCGCTTTAGAAAAATGGGCTGTTAAAATAGGCGGTGGTGAAAACCATAGATTCGCTCTTTACGATATGATTATGCTAAAAGATAATCATATTGACTTTGCAGGAGGCATTACCAAAGCTATTACTAAAACTCAAAACTATTTAAAAGAGCATCAAAAAGATTTAAAAATTATTGTTGAAGCACGCGATTTAGACGAGATAAAAGAAATTTTAAAGAGCGATGGCATTCATCGTATTTTAATAGATAACTTCAATTTTGAGGATACTAAAAAAGCGGTGCAACTTATTGGTGATAAATGTCAAACAGAATCTTCGGGAGGTATTACTTTAAAAACAGCAAGACAATATGCCGAGTGTGGTGTAGACTATATTTCTTCGGGTGCATTAACACACTCGGTTTATAATATGGATTTAAGCTTAAAAGCGGTGTAA
- the rpsR gene encoding 30S ribosomal protein S18, with protein MSTSIEQQAKGKKDGEIRYLTPLNIETSKEKKYCRFKKYGIKYIDYKDPEFLLQFVNEQGKILPRRLTGTSLKYQRKVSVAIKRARHLALMPYVTDLLK; from the coding sequence ATGTCAACATCTATTGAACAACAAGCAAAAGGAAAAAAAGACGGTGAGATTAGATATCTTACGCCGCTTAACATAGAAACTTCTAAAGAGAAGAAATACTGCCGTTTCAAGAAATACGGTATTAAGTATATCGATTATAAAGATCCAGAATTCTTATTACAATTTGTAAACGAACAAGGTAAAATTTTACCACGTCGTTTAACTGGAACATCATTAAAATATCAAAGAAAAGTTTCTGTTGCTATTAAAAGAGCGCGTCATTTAGCGTTAATGCCATACGTGACAGATTTATTAAAATAA